The uncultured Dysgonomonas sp. genome contains the following window.
GCGCCATATTCAGGATTAAATCCGTCTACCCGGCTGCCACGTTCGGATGCCGTGTTTTCATAATGCCTCATCGGATTGACTGTTTTATACGGACTGCCATCATGGATTCCGCAACATTCCGATTCCATCTGATAACCACGTGTACCGTCTATCCGCTGAAGTAATTCTTCGAGACCAGACATTTCGGTCGACTCATTCGAACATACATAATAAGCCAGTGACGGATGATTCCGTACACGTTTAACGGTCGATTCCGCATTCTGCAAATGTAGTCCCCTGTCGATCGGATGCTTTGTATCACCTGTCATCCAGAATTCCTTCCAGACCATTATCCCCAGTTCGTCGCACAAATCGAAAAAGTAGTCGGACTCTGTGATACCGCCACCCCAGAAACGAATCAGGTTTACGCCCGATTGCGCTGTATAGCGTAACTCCGCATAAGTTCGTTCGTCAGACATGCGCAGCATGTTTTCCGGCAACCAGTTAGTCCCTTTGATAAAGATATCTTTTCCGTTGACCCTGAATGTGCGCGACTTATCGGGAGTATCCGTATGTGATGTAATTTCCCTGATACCGAAACGGGTAGTCATGGAATCTGAGACTACACCCTGTATCTCAGCTTTTACAGAAAGGGTATAAAGTTCCTGCGGACCTTTGTTTACAGGCCACCAGAGACGGGGTTTATCGATAGCTAACTGAGGAAAATCCGTAGTATTGAATTCTATCGTTTTGGTAAGTCCCCGTAAAATTTCAACTTCTCTTTCGAAAGTAATGCCTTCACCTAGTATTTCACCTTTTATCTTTACTTTTTGAGCTCTGAATCCGGGATTATGTAATTCTACACTTACAGTCTGGCGTGAATGGTCATAACCGGGTTTGCGCAAATCGCTCTTCACAAACGGATGGTTAAGCGTAACCTCTCCTGTTTTAAAGAAACTGATATCTTTCCATATCCCCGTATTACGGTCGCGGATACCATCGAGGTAAGTAAAATCCCAACCTACCGTCATGAGCATTGTTACATTCTTGCCAATTTCCCCATTACCACCATTGCGAAACTCTCCTGCTGCCCCCCACGATTTGGAAACTCCTTCGCGCGGGCCGCCCGGTTCGTCTATGGGATAGACTTTTACTGCAAGCACATTCTTGTTTCCCGAATTGATATAGTCTGTTATATCTATAAATTCCTGACGGAACATTCCGGCTATATTAGCAACCATTTTACCATTGAGCCAAAGTTCGGCCCGGTAGTTTATTCCATCCACTTGCATCCACATACGTTCGCCCTTCACGCATTCAAGCCCGTCAAACTCGGTACGAAACCAATAGGTGTAAAAATCACGTCCAGCAGTACTCAGATCGGGTATTAATTCACTTGTTATTTTGTTATTCAGGCCAAAATAGGGTTCAGGATAGATTCCCTGCGCCACCAGCGAATTGAGTACAGTACCGGGAACAATCGCTTCTGCCCATCCCTTTGTACCATATCCGATAACGGAAACATCTTCGGCCCTGTCGGTCACATCTCCGGCCTTTTTCATCAGCCATTGAGTTTTGCCTCCATGCCCCTTATCAGATTTCAGCGAAAAGAGATACTCGCGTCCTTGAGAAAAAGTTGATTCACTAAACGCAAAAATTAAAAACGTAAAAATTAAATACTTAAAACAAACTCTCATTATTATTTATTTATTAATGTCAATCTTTCGGGCATTAATATTGCCTCTATTTTTCAGTTTTGTATTGTAAGAATGCCCTTATATAAACCTTAAAGTCTGATACAGGCGTACGGGTTTAGTGTACGCCTGTATGATTTACTGAAAGGATTTACATTTTATCCCACCCGTTAGCTTGTTGCGGATAAGGATCGCCTACAATAACAGACTCTATTTGTTTCTGAGGAATAGGACGTAATATATGGAAATCCTGTATATTATCTTTAGGTAAGGTATGATTTGTCCATTTTGTGGTGAAGAAACCATACTTCCGCACCCGTTCAACCAGTTTCTTTGTGCGCACGAGGTCGAGCCAGCGCAACTGTTCGCCACAAAGTTCACGTGTCCTTTCGTCCAGAATATAATCTATAGTTACATCCGCTGGAGTTATCATCAGGTCATTGATATATTCGGTCTTCGAGGCAGCCCTCTTACGAAGTTCGTTGATATAATAGGCTGCTCCGTCGGTAGTCGAATTATTTCCGAGCTTAAAAGCGGCTTCTGCGGCAATAAGATATGTTTCCGCCAGACGGTACACAATGATTGTGCGGCGTGAGTCGAATGAAAGGCTTGTCCGGTTAGGATCCAAATATTTCTTCATTGTAGGAAAATTAGGATCGGTATAGTTCTCCGGAGTAAGTATATAGTAGTTTGCCGACTCTATCTCCTCTTTGGTCATATTCTTACCCGGAAGATAGCCTGCAAGCTCTCCTTTTGCGCCACTCCTGATTGCAGAATACTTGTTTTCACCGACATAGAATTCCTGCTTTTTATTGCTGAAATCAACCGGAGCAGTCCATTTACTTTGGAAGGTGCCATGATAACGTGAATCTTTATCTATATTGCCAAAAACCGTGTTATATAGCCAAGTGGTTCCATGATAGCGGGCATATACACGCCCGTCTTCTATCTGCTGAACATTGCCGCTACCATTAAAGTTGAAGTAGCCTGCAACAAAGATATGAGCAAGATTATTCATACCCGAATCCTTTTCCGGAACACCGTAAATAGGGTCGTCAGTCATCTGTACATTAAAGAGTATTTCCTGATTATTTTCATTTCCGGGCTTATGAATATCTTCATATTTTCCCATCAGTTTTACCCCCGTCTGGTCTCCATCCTCTATCAGCTTTGTTGCTATATCATATGCATTCTGGAAATCAGTGGCTTTGGCGGCGCTGCTCCATCCACGTGTAAGATATACTTTTGCCAGGAGATGACGGGCTAACGCCTGAGTAACACGTCCGGGCTGGGTATCTTTAGGGCCGACAGGCAGATTGCCGGGAGTTGTACAATACAACAGATCTTCGACTACAAAGTCGTAAACATCTGCCATAGGGTCACGCTTGGCTGTTTTCACTATCACGTCATTATATGTGCGGTTCAATGTCACATCACCGAAAAACTGCACTAAACGGAAATAAAGTAACGCTCTGAAAAATCTGGCCTCAGCCAGCATGGTTATTTTCTTAGCTTCGGGGATATCTGTCATGTTTTCACCGAAATGGACAAGGCCATTGCAGGTATTTATCAGTGTATACGAACTTCTCCAATAGGAATAGATATAGTCGGAATTAGGTTTGTAATTCGTTGTATAATTACCAAAATTATAAATGTCACCCGAAGAACGGCTATAAAATTCGTCAGTTCCGGGCACTGTTATCATATGGATGGAACTGAGAGGGCCATAAAAGGTCCTCATCCCGCCATACACGCCGTTCAGTCCCAGTTCGAAACCCTGTGGTGTACTGAATGACTCGGGTGTCATCTTCGAATGATTTTCTTCATCCAGAAAATCGCCGCATGCCATCATAACAAATAGCGGAAGGCAGGCTAATAAATATATTATTTTTTTCATTATTTTTCTTTGTTAATATTGACCGTAAACTAGTTGACTGCTAACTGTTGACTGATTTAAAAGGTTATATTAATACCGAATAACATTTGCCATGATGGAGGTATTACCGTACCCATCACCCGGTTTGTTTCCGGATCAAGCCCCTTATATTTGTTTACATATTCCGAAAAGAATGTAAATGGATTTGTCGCTGTGGAATAAACACGGGCCTTACTTACCCCTACTGTCTTAAGCAGTTTATCCGGTAAGGAATATCCCAAAGTAAGCGTCCGTATCTTGAGATAAGAGGCATCAAACAGTGTAAGTGTGCCTTTGTACGGTATACTCTGCACCTTATTATTCGGGGCCGGCCAACGGGCGCCTGTATTCTCAGGAGTCCAGTAGTCTACATTCAGGTTGTTGTAATAACCTCCCATCAGAGAGTTTTGTCCTCCACCATAAAGTTCAGACCTGAGCTTACCTCCCTGACGGAAATTCATAACCACAGTGAAGTCGAAGTTCTTGTATGCGAGACTATTTGTCCATCCTCCTTCGAAGTTTGCCTGATGGCTACCTACTATTTTGCGGTCAAGATCGTTGATTACATTATCAGGAACACCGTCTGGGCCACTTATGTCTGCTACTTTAATAGTTCCTATCACCGAGTCGTCACCGGAAGTCTTAAGTCCGTAACTTTCTGCAAGCGCCCTGTCCTCAGGTGTATCCTGCCAGATACCCAGTCCTACATATTCGTAGAAAGATCCTAACGGATGGCCAACAAACAGGTTGTCCGAAATCAGTTTGTCTACACCTTCGGTAAGTTGAACAACCTTGTTCCTGTTGAAATAAATATTGAAATCGGAAGTCCATTGGAATTTATTTTTACCATCACCGTCGAAAACGTGTACACGGGCTGCGAATTCAAACCCGACATTTTCCGTTTCACCCACATTGTATGGGATTTGCGTGCTTACGCCGCTTGTAGCCGGAGGGGTAAATTTCATCATCAGGTTGTTGGAGAATTGTTTGTAAACCTCAATTGACCCCGAAAAGCGGTTGTTAAGAAAACCTAAATCTATACCGGCATTGTAACTGGCGGTACGTTCCCACTTCAGTTCGCTGTTAGAAGCAGCAGTAGGATAGTATCCGAGTACACCCTGTGACCCGAAGATATACTTGTTGCTGGTCATATCGCCCATAGTATCGTAAGGACTCACATTGGTGTTACCTACTTCTCCATAACTTAGCCTCAGTTTCAGCTGTGACAATATATGAGAAGTCCCGCTCATAAATTTTTCATTTCCGATATTCCAAGCCAAAGCGGCAGACGGAAAATAATGCCATTTATTCCCTTTAGCCAAACGTGATGAACCATCGGTACGCAGCGTTGCCGTAAGGTAATAACGGGAGTCGTAGTCGTAATTGATACGCCCCATATAAGAGAGCATACTCCATTTATTATAATCTCCGTTTCCTTTATGGTTTTCAGCTGTACCCGGATTGTAGTATCCCACTTGATTGGTTGGTACATTTTCGTAGTTCAGGTCGAATTCCTGAGCTTCTCTTTCTTCGGCGCTAAACATGGCCGTAAGATTGAGATTGTGCTTATCGAACTTTCTGTCATAAGTTAACAGGTTCTCAATAGTATAATCGGTCAGAGAATTAGATTCGTTATACCCGTAGTTAGATGACTGGCGACGCTTGCTTGTTCCTTTCTGATAGTAACGTTGCAGCGTGGTAGAAGAAAGTTGTACGCCGGCATTGAGCCTGTATTTGAATCCGTGAGTGAAATCCACTTCCAGATAACCTGTCGTAAATGTTGACAACCTTTTGCGATCATCCTGAATCGCATCCTTGCGAAGGTCCATTAAAGGATTGCTCATAAGGTCGTTCGGATGCACCTTTTCCCGGATTGTACCATCATCCATGTATGGCGACAACAACGGGCTGAGGCTAAGGGCGTCACCCATCGGATTCAGGCTTTCCCCTCTGCTGATATAATAGGTATTCAATGTATTCAGTCCAAATTTCAGGTATTTGTTTATAGTATGATCTATAGACAATTTGAGGGTTGTACGCTCCATTGATTGCAGGTCATATACACCTGTCGATTTATAATATCCCAGCGATGCTGCATACTGTGTATTCTTTGTTCCGCCCGATAAGCTTATCTGATGATTTGTCATCACAGGATTTTTGTCATACAATTCTCGCTGCCAGTCAGTGTCTACACCTCTTTCATAACCTTCTATTTCACCATCGAGACCTCCTTCAAATACTTTTTGCATCACTCTCGGATCGTCCACTCCTGTATAATTTTCTGCGTTTTTATAACGATTATACATAGACCATTTGCGCAATTGCATATAGTCTTCAGATTTCATAACATCGTAGAAACCCAACGGTTTACTGAAACCGATATATCCATTATAGTTTACAACGGCCTTGGTACCTTCCGACCCGCGTTTGGTAGAAACAAGTATAACGCCATTGGCACCACGCGAGCCATAAATAGCTGTCGATGATGCATCTTTAAGCACAGTTACCGATGTTATATCTTCCGGTGCTATATTATTCATCATACTTAATTCGTAAGGAATCCCATCCACAACCAAAAGAGGATCGTTACCAGCTGCTATCGACCGGGTTCCCCGAATACGGATTTCGGGAGTATGCCCCGGATGTGTGGAGCCGCCGCTACGCTGTATATTCACACCCGCTCCCGCTCCTTGCAGAGCCATTGCGATATTTGCGGCAGGAGTAGCACGGATAGTTTGCTCACCCATAACATTCACCGCACCTGTGAGGTCGGAGCGCTTACGTGTACCATAGCCTACAACTACCACACTTTCCAGATTGATAACATTGTCTTCGAGAACAACATCGATTCTTGTTTGACGACCTACGGGAATTTCCTGCGAAATATAGCCGATGGAAGAGAATACCAGTATATCATTGCCAGTCGCAT
Protein-coding sequences here:
- a CDS encoding glycoside hydrolase family 2 TIM barrel-domain containing protein, encoding MKKAGDVTDRAEDVSVIGYGTKGWAEAIVPGTVLNSLVAQGIYPEPYFGLNNKITSELIPDLSTAGRDFYTYWFRTEFDGLECVKGERMWMQVDGINYRAELWLNGKMVANIAGMFRQEFIDITDYINSGNKNVLAVKVYPIDEPGGPREGVSKSWGAAGEFRNGGNGEIGKNVTMLMTVGWDFTYLDGIRDRNTGIWKDISFFKTGEVTLNHPFVKSDLRKPGYDHSRQTVSVELHNPGFRAQKVKIKGEILGEGITFEREVEILRGLTKTIEFNTTDFPQLAIDKPRLWWPVNKGPQELYTLSVKAEIQGVVSDSMTTRFGIREITSHTDTPDKSRTFRVNGKDIFIKGTNWLPENMLRMSDERTYAELRYTAQSGVNLIRFWGGGITESDYFFDLCDELGIMVWKEFWMTGDTKHPIDRGLHLQNAESTVKRVRNHPSLAYYVCSNESTEMSGLEELLQRIDGTRGYQMESECCGIHDGSPYKTVNPMRHYENTASERGSRVDGFNPEYGAPCLPTVECLREMMPEKDLWPINTEVWDYSDGNGFHQMSSLYVDLVNEYGKSESIDEFAMKGQFVGAMSYKSIWEVWNYNKLNYGDRYTSGVLFWYHNSPVRQVCGRMWDWSLEPTAALYAAANACEPLHPQFDYLKNTVSVVNDYYKAFSGYKVTAEVFDINSKQVWKNQASVDLPEDGVVNDVFKIDFPANISPVHFIKLRLFDSTGKEVGSNFYWRSTSVYEGMKSMTGPTTAGFQSIKELAPAKLSMKYKTRVSEGKHYIDIELKNTNRSIAFFTQLQWLDSAGKPVRPSYYTDNFFSMMPGESRSITIETDKKNLPADNYSLILKGCNVSQVKNTILVK
- a CDS encoding RagB/SusD family nutrient uptake outer membrane protein — protein: MKKIIYLLACLPLFVMMACGDFLDEENHSKMTPESFSTPQGFELGLNGVYGGMRTFYGPLSSIHMITVPGTDEFYSRSSGDIYNFGNYTTNYKPNSDYIYSYWRSSYTLINTCNGLVHFGENMTDIPEAKKITMLAEARFFRALLYFRLVQFFGDVTLNRTYNDVIVKTAKRDPMADVYDFVVEDLLYCTTPGNLPVGPKDTQPGRVTQALARHLLAKVYLTRGWSSAAKATDFQNAYDIATKLIEDGDQTGVKLMGKYEDIHKPGNENNQEILFNVQMTDDPIYGVPEKDSGMNNLAHIFVAGYFNFNGSGNVQQIEDGRVYARYHGTTWLYNTVFGNIDKDSRYHGTFQSKWTAPVDFSNKKQEFYVGENKYSAIRSGAKGELAGYLPGKNMTKEEIESANYYILTPENYTDPNFPTMKKYLDPNRTSLSFDSRRTIIVYRLAETYLIAAEAAFKLGNNSTTDGAAYYINELRKRAASKTEYINDLMITPADVTIDYILDERTRELCGEQLRWLDLVRTKKLVERVRKYGFFTTKWTNHTLPKDNIQDFHILRPIPQKQIESVIVGDPYPQQANGWDKM
- a CDS encoding TonB-dependent receptor; its protein translation is MKKNKLRNRLRRFLSLSMAIALFLTVNVVTAQNGQQAKVTISGTVTASGEPVIGAVVAVKGTTTGTITSDKGEYTINATGNDILVFSSIGYISQEIPVGRQTRIDVVLEDNVINLESVVVVGYGTRKRSDLTGAVNVMGEQTIRATPAANIAMALQGAGAGVNIQRSGGSTHPGHTPEIRIRGTRSIAAGNDPLLVVDGIPYELSMMNNIAPEDITSVTVLKDASSTAIYGSRGANGVILVSTKRGSEGTKAVVNYNGYIGFSKPLGFYDVMKSEDYMQLRKWSMYNRYKNAENYTGVDDPRVMQKVFEGGLDGEIEGYERGVDTDWQRELYDKNPVMTNHQISLSGGTKNTQYAASLGYYKSTGVYDLQSMERTTLKLSIDHTINKYLKFGLNTLNTYYISRGESLNPMGDALSLSPLLSPYMDDGTIREKVHPNDLMSNPLMDLRKDAIQDDRKRLSTFTTGYLEVDFTHGFKYRLNAGVQLSSTTLQRYYQKGTSKRRQSSNYGYNESNSLTDYTIENLLTYDRKFDKHNLNLTAMFSAEEREAQEFDLNYENVPTNQVGYYNPGTAENHKGNGDYNKWSMLSYMGRINYDYDSRYYLTATLRTDGSSRLAKGNKWHYFPSAALAWNIGNEKFMSGTSHILSQLKLRLSYGEVGNTNVSPYDTMGDMTSNKYIFGSQGVLGYYPTAASNSELKWERTASYNAGIDLGFLNNRFSGSIEVYKQFSNNLMMKFTPPATSGVSTQIPYNVGETENVGFEFAARVHVFDGDGKNKFQWTSDFNIYFNRNKVVQLTEGVDKLISDNLFVGHPLGSFYEYVGLGIWQDTPEDRALAESYGLKTSGDDSVIGTIKVADISGPDGVPDNVINDLDRKIVGSHQANFEGGWTNSLAYKNFDFTVVMNFRQGGKLRSELYGGGQNSLMGGYYNNLNVDYWTPENTGARWPAPNNKVQSIPYKGTLTLFDASYLKIRTLTLGYSLPDKLLKTVGVSKARVYSTATNPFTFFSEYVNKYKGLDPETNRVMGTVIPPSWQMLFGINITF